The genomic interval TCCGCGGGGCCGAGACGGAGCAGTGGGTTGGCAGCCGCAAGAGCCAGGGCGGCACAGCCGTGCCCAACGCATATTTCACCGGCGTCCAGCGGTGTGGCTTGGGCTTCCTCTGCCCTGACTGTGGTTTCGCCAAGATGGAGACCATGCGGGGCGTTCTGAATGACGGCATTGCAGTCGCTCGGCGTTTGGGTTTCCGGCTCGTGATGATGACGCTCACGACAAGGCACGCCCGAGAGGAGGCTGCTGCTGATGTCTATACGCGGATCGCGATGGCCTTTTCTCGCGTGAAGAGGCTGAAGGTGTGGACCCGCATGATGCAGCGGGTTGAAGGCTTCTCTTGGGTCTTGGAGTGGACCTGGAGCGAGGCGGCCGGGTTCCACCCCCATTTCCATGTCGTCATGGCTGTTCGAGCTGACAGCCAGGAGGAGGCCGAGGAGCTGGCTCGGTCGGTGCAGCCGGCATACATGCGTCAGCTTGACCGGGCCGGTGGAGATGGGACCAGCACCGCCGCCTGGGAGCACGCATTTCATGTGTCCGGCGCCGAGGCTGTCGGCAATTACATGGCCAAATGGGGGACGGCTGAGGAGCTCACGAAGGGCCATGCCAAGGATGGGGCTGGCATGCCGCCATGCGGCTGCTGCGCGAGTCTTGGGCGGCCCGGTCGCAGGATGACAGGAACCAAGCGGCGGCGGTCTGGTGGGAGATCGCCTGTGTGATGAAGCACAAGTCGCAGCTCTACGTCTCCGAAGGATGGACGGCGCTCGCCGCTCGTTTCTCGGAGCTGTTCCCCGAAGAGCAGGAGGATGATCCTCCTGCTCCAGTCCGGATTCAGGGTTTTGGCTCAGCGAGTCGCGAGGTCCCCATGACTGACGCTTGGATGTGGGCGCGGCGGCGTCGTCTCTCCCTCACCGAGAGCGCCGAGGAGGAGATTGGTCGTGGGCAAGAGGATATCGCAACTCGAGTCAATGTTCGTGCAACGCTGGGGCCCACTGACGACGAGATCGTCGCTGAGGAGAGGCGGATCGCGCGCGAAGGCGAGGATGAGGTCGTCGATGTGGTCTCTCCTGACGAGTCGGGAGACATGACATCTGCGGAGTGGGTGGCGCTCTTTGACGGGCTCGTGGCCGAGGCCGCGAAGCCGCACGGACAGGAATGTGGATAACCGGAAAATCAGGATTCACAGCCTGTTCTCCATACTGTAATGTAATGTAATCTGTAGCGCGCTACGATACATTACAAAATTACAGTAAGGAGCCACCATGGCCCGTAAGTCCACCATCACCCC from Modestobacter roseus carries:
- a CDS encoding protein rep translates to MTQIRGAETEQWVGSRKSQGGTAVPNAYFTGVQRCGLGFLCPDCGFAKMETMRGVLNDGIAVARRLGFRLVMMTLTTRHAREEAAADVYTRIAMAFSRVKRLKVWTRMMQRVEGFSWVLEWTWSEAAGFHPHFHVVMAVRADSQEEAEELARSVQPAYMRQLDRAGGDGTSTAAWEHAFHVSGAEAVGNYMAKWGTAEELTKGHAKDGAGMPPCGCCASLGRPGRRMTGTKRRRSGGRSPV